The Aquila chrysaetos chrysaetos chromosome 11, bAquChr1.4, whole genome shotgun sequence sequence CCCTGCTATGTTTGCCATTCCCACACTAGCCATAATTCtcatttcttcacttttaatTATATGTGTTCTCTTATGTAattgttttttactttctgtgcttttattccACTGTTCTGCATGCAGTTCCAGTGCAGTGTTTTCTGAGTGTTGTCATCACAGTCCAGTGCAGTCTGCTGTTGTCTTGAAAAATCCTCACTGCCAGAGCCCTCTGACACAAGGGGTCACTGTGACAGTAATCTGTCAGGACACGTTACATGCAGCAAAGAGAAACTCCCGTGGGCAGGATCGGGGCCAGGCACTCAGGTCTGCTAAGAATGTAAAGCCCACCCGCACTCTGAAATTCTCCAAGTCCCTCAATGACGTGGACCAGAAGGCACAGAGCACCAGTGAGTGCTTTGACTATGTGGAGCGAACACGCTCAGAAGGCAAATTGACCCCGACTCAAGAGCAGTGTTTAAGGATTAACAAATTTCATCTTAAAGAGAGGAAACCGCTGAATCTCAGGCCTCTTTCTTTTAGCAATTCTAAGCACTCCTATATCCCTTCCCTTTCCAACTACTCGAGTGCATCGGGAGGAGCAGAGAACCACAGCGCTGTACATATCCCCTTGCTGGAGGACAAAGTGGACCATGACACCTCAAGGAGCAAAAAACTGTTGcgttaccttttttccttctcccacacctccagcaccagcagcctgcATAAGTTCCACGAACTGGAGAGCTATTCCAGTCATTTCCAAGCTGAGAAATCCTCCAGCGTGCTGGTGGAAAGCACGGACTTCTGCTCTGATGATATGGGAGACGATGACGTCTTTGAGGACAGCACCTCAgtgaaattgaaaacaaaagagcagcGGGCGCCACTCTGTTCAGTTGAGAAGGACAGTGACCTTGACTGCCCTTCCCCCCTCTCAGAAAAattcccccctctctcccctgtGTCCACATCGGGGGATACCTGCAGGTTGGTTTACCAGAGAACCACCTACCTTCAAGCCCTCCCATGTGTGGTGGTGACCGTTCTGCTTTCCCCTGCCtttgtgctgtttctgtcttttctttcatcctGTCACCTTGCTTTAATATGTGCGATTTGAAGCATGCAGCCTTCTCTCTGCTGTCCTGCACCCCTCTGATGCACATAATAAGGCTACTAAGCAAAAGAATTTCCTTTGGAGTCAAATAAATTCTCTTGCAATTTGTTTCAGGTTTGAGGTTCTGAGatggtatttttctgttatcAGTGCCCAAACTGGGAATATCAGGAGAGAATCAGCTATGCATATTAAAGGCCAAGCTGAACATGTCTTAGCTTTTAATGAGCAATGTGTTGTCCTGACAGTCACTGCTGGTTTGGTCGGAGGGTCGGGAATCAGGAGGAGAACACTGTTTGAAAATTGCTTCTGAGATCAGGTCAATATAgcttaagatttattttttttcccatcttttcctCACAGTTTGTATTCCACCACACTCTTTTATTTGTAAAGGGCTTTCTGGATGCCTTAGTCAACAGGGGGATCTGAGTGCTGGGTGTTAGCAGCGGGCCTGTGTGACGTCCATAGTGTGAGATCCAAAAAGGATGGATGTCCTTGTTCCAACTACAGAGGATTAATCATGTGCACAGGTGGTGGGAACAGCTAGCTCTGGACTGTCTTCATGGTGACTTGTCTGCAGATCTGCCCCATCCCAGCTCCAAAATGTGGCTGAGGAGCAGGAGTCAGCAAGTACAGGAGCAAACGTCCCATCCCTCTACCTAGCATTTTACTGTCCTAacctttctcttccctgacaGCACTTTCTGAAGCTGGCTTTGTTAGTACTTGCCAATATTATTTGTTTTCCCCCTCATTACCAGCAAAATCTAGTTCTGTACCAGCTTGTCATCAACAAGATGCTGTTGTAATCCACCCACACCTTCATTTCCACTTGCCAGCTATCAGCAAGGTCGCAAGAGGCAAGATGCTACATATCAGTAAGAGATTTCAGTAATAGACAGGGATGGCAGCATGCCAGGATGTACTTCACATATGCTTAGTAACTTACATTCATTCCCTGAGCTCCTTACCACCCCCTTTCAATTCATGACCTCTTCCACATGGTTAGAAGGACTTAGTGATGTTTGATGCAACCCAAGGGTTCTGTAAAAATTGAAGCTGGAAATTAAATGCCAGCACCTCCTAGTAACACTATATCGGGTGTCCTTGCTGTCTGCACAGTTAGGCTGTgagggaaatgggaaaagagcTGCTTCCTTAGCAGCCCTTGCAAAGTAagaactggaaagcaaaaacaTTAGTCCATTTAGAGTATGTGTATTTTGGGGAGATTCagtgctgcagctttgcagtgTGGATCTGTCTCGTAGCAATTGGCACTAGAAATAATCACTTCTCTTGTACAAAATCCAAGCTGTCTAAATTAGCTCTTCGTGATACTGGGGTGGGCCGTTTCCCCATTGGTTTGGgaattttgttttatcttctgtttcagaTCCTAATCCATGAGTAGCTGTACCTCTCTGTGCATATTTTGTCTTGGGAAGTGCTGTCTGATCTgtttaaatgctattttcagTTAAGTGCTATTGTTCTAGATGAAGCGTTGTCATTTCTtaccctgttttttcttttggatacTGCATTTCTGTCAGGCTCTGTGTGTCCGCCTCATCTATTAGAAAGCAGCTGTCTAGTTAGCAGTGTCTGTGCTCAATTATTTTGTGCCTGTCTGTGTGCTTGCGCAGCAATGGAGTTCTTTAGTTTTAGCTCCTTTATGGAACACATGCCTTTGATATGTATGTCTCTGGATCCTCAATGGACAACCGTGTGTGATCACAGATATTACATGCCTCTTCCACatcctttctgcttcctcttctcctaATGAGCAGCTTTGCTTCTGATTCAGGATATGTCACTGTGAAGGAGATGATGAGAGCCCTTTGATTACCCCCTGTCACTGCACGGGAAGTCTTCATTTTGTGCACCAAGCCTGCCTGCAGCAATGGATCAAGAGCTCAGATACGCGATGTTGTGAACTGTGCAAGTATGAGTTCATCATGGAGACAAAACTGAAGCCTTTGCGAAAGGTAGGCACAAGACCTGCTCCCCCAAGGAAATGCTTTGTTAAACACAGATCCACTCTGAAAAGAGGCTGTCCTTGCCCATGAGCCTGCAGCACTCCCCACGTATTTATCATGTTTCTCTGGCTCCTTAGTAAGTCTGGTCAGTTTTGTATAGGTGCAAAAGGATTTAAGTTAACACTCAGCCAGGCAAATTCAACATCAGTGGAATCCAGCTCTGAGAGTTAGCTATTGTAGCCTGGCAGCAATCTGTGTGTAaatgtatgtacatacacacacatatatacatatgtgcgTGCAgcaacctgatttttttctttaaagttacATTTGAGAGCTGATGCACAAAGGTATTTGCTCTGCAGTTatacccatttttttttaaatatggagttttgtatttttgttaccTGCTTTAGTTTGCTGCTCCAAGATCTTACGTGGCTTTTAAGTTCTCTTGAAAATATGAGGATTTCAGGTTAAACTTAATTTAAATCACACTTTCTGAGTGTAATTTGGTTAAAAtttgtagctttttttccttttaaagaagcaaacctattttactgaaaatatcacAGTGTAAGCAGAAGAAGGTTCAccaataaatatgttttcatttttaccttttcttagACATTGAATGACTAGGTTTTAGTACTTCAGGTTGTTAGaacctgtatttttgttttttagaaaagtACCTTTCATAAATCTGGTGACTTACAAGTATAGATATTAAACGCTACTTGTATTGTAAGGCCAGTTTTGCGCTTGTATCCTTTTTGTTCTCCCACATCCTTTGGGCTTTCAATTTCAATTGTTCTTTACCATCAGGATTTTGAGATGGAAGTCACTGGTATTCTTAGCACAGACAAATTTTGCCATGTCTACCAAAGTGGAAGAGGTTAATAACAATAACCTCCATCTGGAACTagaataaaatgagaaacacTAAATTCAATTATGATGAGCCTAAATTATGTAGGGTGGGAAGTCTGGACTGCAGCCATCCAAAAGCTGTTATGAGAACTTGTCCAATTCCTAAAAGTGACTCCCAGCAGAAAATAGAGCAGATTTCAAATAcctgttatttttttacagaGATGTACAGTCTGCAAAGTATATAGCTTAGCACATCCAGTTGATAGGATGACCTCTGCTTATGAGTGCAGTGAATCGTTGCCTTCTAAGAACCACAGGTTTTTCCTTGGTAGCCCATTGGCACAGAGTGTAGTACCTGTGAGCTGCAATATTGGCCGTCATAGGCTCTGTTGTCTGCGCAGACAATACTTTGCACAGCCCAGCCataggacattaaaaaaattactctagAGAATCCCAAGTAAAAAAAGTTGCTATAATTGGCAAttggctgctgttttctgtgctttctctgcCTGGAGTGGGCGGGAAACATTTTCTGACTATTTGTGCCCTGTGAGAAAAAGCTGTTGGGCACCTTCAGAAATGAGTCATTCAGCATCATTAGTTATATCTGAACAGGTCATCTCTGGGAAAGAGACCAGATGCCAGAAGGTAGGGACAGAGCCATaaacagaaggagaagaaggaatttATGTCTCAAATATATCTAAAGAGTCTTTTTAGAGGTTCAGCTGCAGCCAGAAGATAAGTTGCCTCTGTATCTTCAACTCAGCCATTATGGTATCCTGTCAGTCAGGAGAAAACAGCCTGGAACTGGTGATTATGAATAGGATGGGACAAATAATAGGGCTTGCGCTTGTCTGTAGGGTAGAAATGGAATTAGACTTCCACAGCATCTTAAGGTTGTATCGCAGCATTGGGCTGTTCAACTGCTGTTACTAAGGGAAGAGGATGAGAAACAACAATGTGTCACAGTTCAAGTGAAGATGAGGTGAGACAAGAGAGGGATGCTCCATTTTAAGATttcaatggagaaaaagaagacattaaatctaaattttctactgatttttttgttttaaaaacacttcaaaaaccCAGAACTGCTGAGTATTTTAACTGGGAAATGCCACATGATGTGTCATTGGAATAATGCAGCGGGGACCTACAGATTCTAGTTTCCTCTCTGGGCTAATGCATAGTTTGCAGAATAGCTTCTCTTTTGCTGTGCAGTCATATCTCTTGAAGAGAGGAGGTGGTGCAGGTTGGTTTGGTGTGGAGCCAGCAGTTCACAGGAGGTGTTGTCCAGCAGAAGAGCTCAAGGTGtggagcagaaaagagaaatataaattacTCATAACACAAGTTCTCGTGGTTCTGTAAAAGCGTTCACAAATACATTTCACATGCTTAGTTTTtgacaaaattaattaatttatattttttatcaAAAGTAAACACCTTTGTTTAGATGCCAAagcaattttctgtttaaaatacaacATCCAAAGGGAATGTTTTGTCCCATCTTTTTCTAAGAAGATTGAAAGAATGTAGCTTTCTAGCATGACATGAGTCTAGCATGTCATTGCTGGAAGTCTTCGATTCATGTGCCATGATGAGATTTGGATGCCTACAGAGCTGTTGGCAAGACAGAGACTGCCACAGAACTGTTGGCAAGACAGAGATGATCACAAAGTCTGTTTCATGTTTCAATCATTCTTGTATTTGTAGCAGTGGAAAGAATAATTCACCACAATGGGTGATCTCAATTATACTAGTCAGGTCATCCTCGCTCTCTTCCACATTATTCCTCCTTTTCAAAGTCCTCTTTTTCTACAAATTATTCTAGGAGACATCACATGCACCTCTCTAGAAACACATGTGCCCCAGCATGTATTTTGTGAAAGTGTGAGACAAGCCCATCAACTCTCTGTTCCAAGCAGACCTGTTGAGGGATGTGTATCCCACATGCAAAAACTTTCATCATATACATAGGGGAAATTgccaaaaaataataataaaaaaaaaagcttctgggTGTctcaggtgaaaaaaataaaagctcgTTTTGAACAATTCCTTGCATATTAGAAGCATCTATAATAATTTTCTAGTTTCTTTGTATCTTTCTCAAATGACAGCAACGTGACTTCGGTTTCTATTTGGGCTGTATAAACATTATTGATAGATGCAGGTCTGGGGATTTAATTTGCTGCATCCTCTCACTTACAAAAGCTGTCATCCCAGTTCTACTGTATATTCTTAGGGCACATGTATTTAAGTGCacttgaaacactgaaaataaagtacAGGTGTCGCTGCTGTAAGTAGCGTTAAATATACGTGAAGATTGAATGAAACCCCCAGAGGTAGGAGGTGAGAACTAAACAGCCTTGAGCTGAGAGCTAAACAGCTTTGACTGTGCACCGAGGGACTCTAACAGAGCTCAGCGTGAGATGTCTTACACGCGCTGGTCAATCAGATCATGTACCACTTTTATGGCAGTGTTTTATTGAACACCTGCCTGAGCAAGGGTACCCTTTGCCACTCAAAATGCTCAGCTGTGACTGTGGGTACCCGCTGTTGAGTGGGGAACACACAAAGGAGCTGCCTTGCTTGTGCTGCACAAGGCTTTGCGTTAGGGTCCCTCTGTTCCGGAGCTGCCCCTGTGCGGGTAAGCGGGGTGTGATGACAGCGTGCCGAGGCTCCGGATGGGAGCTGAGCGCTGGGGGTCCCCTCCGGTGCCAGGATGGCTCCCATCAGAGCAGGGCGAGCTGCCAGCCGTCGCACACGTGCTGTGGTCAGAGCCATAATGCCGTCTGACTTTGAAAATCCATGTTAGGAGGAAACTGGTCTCCTGCCTGGTTTTTGTTCTTATTAATGTTCTCTTTTTATACTCTCTAGTAACTACAATAAACACCTAATTTCTTGCTCTGCTTCCGGGTTTCTTGGCAGTGGGAGAAGCTGCAGATGACGGCCAGCGAGAGGAGGAAGATCATGTGCTCTGTAACATTCCATATCATTGCCATCACCTGCGTTGTGTGGTCTCTCTATGTCCTGATAGACAGGACCGCTGAAGAGATTAAACAGGGACAGACTACTGGTATGTTACTTGCTTATCTTCCCACTTACTCTCGGAATAATTATTTATCCTGAATGCAGAGAGGATGCGAAGCATGAGTGTGCAGGTAATGTTTATACTTAGACTAGTCAGCTTTAGCCTGAGGTTGGGttgctttaaaagcacagtTCTAAAATGATTTAGTTAAATCAGTGTAAATTCATCTTTGGGTGCTTTTTAAGTCTATTTCAGTCAGTTTAGTTTGCACTTGTGAAACGCACAGTTACGAGAGCTAATCCACTGTAGCCAGACACAAAATTGCACTGCCTTAGCTAATTTAGTTTTGAATTGGAACACTTACTGAGCAGATAAGGACATAAGCATTTGTTTGCTGCTGTGGCTACCTTTTAACTGGGCAAAACCAGAAcggtttttaaaaagagaagaagtaAGAGGAACCTAAATTCAAATCTTTGAGGTAAATCAACAGAGTTTACTTTCTGTAGGGTCATCTGTGAGGTGGGTTAGCACAAGTTTCCTGTGAGAGCCATGTTAGACTGGATAAATTTTTATGAGTGGTTGTGcttgaagcagaagaaattcaggTTGATTCTTAGGACTCCAGTTCACACAACTGAGATGAGGTGCGCTGCAATTCATGTAGTGGCTGCCACCCCACTGCAGGGATGTCTTAACTTCTTGAATAGTGGGTTTTCTTTAGTATGCCAGCTGTAAACTTAGCAAACTAAAATCTGTTTACCTGGGTATGTTGGGCTGCAAATTTGCAGCTATCACAGAACTGTTTCTCAGGCAGCTGAGCTGTCCCTGAAGGTGGGGATAGAAGGGACAGGGTATCTACCAAGGCTGGGAGCCATTAGAGGGCAAGTTGTCCTTGCTCACAGAGCATTGCATGCCAACTAGACATGCAGgtggaaaatgttttgctaCTGATTGAAGAGCATCATCTGGGGAGGTGGCTGAGCATCAATAAACCTACAAATCCACAGAGCTCTTACAGTCTCTTCGGAGCAGAATCACACTTCAAACTGAACAGTTTTGCTGTCATTTCTCATTTGGGCTGTAGTTTGATCGTTCATGACTTCAGTCAGGAAGCTGCTTTGAACACAATCTTTTAGTTTCTGTTCCATCCAACCCCACCTCTTCCATGTACAGTGAAAATTGTTGGCCTTTCAGCATAAGGTTTccatatgaaaatgaaaagcatatgCTTTCAAAGATTTATTGTCTCCAGGTTATTTTAGCCGATAAGTATATTGGATGAACATGAATAGGAGGAATAGTGTGAATATTTAGTACGTGTTATAGTGCCTCCTTTGCTCCCTTCATTTGGATACTAAATCTGGGGAGTGCTGTAATGAGCTGGAAGGTGTGGGGAGTGTGTGTGGGTATACATTCATGTCTGCACAGGGGCAAGCATATACTATCACTGCCTACAGATGGCATCAGATAGCTCACCTGTGAATCAGAGGTTCAGGTATTAATCATGGGTGGGATTTCATCAGTAGTCACGCTGCAGTGCCCTTAGTATTTTGggactaaaatattttcattcctcCCATGCTACCTTGCATTTCCAAAAGAACACTGGCCTGTATCTCAGTAAAAACTTTGAAGTCTTGGAAGGCCATGATTTTATTCTCTGAGAAACCTGATAGTGGGTGGTTCAGCATGGTTTCACATGCATCTTATGATGCCGCTTATCTTTAAAGAGGACAGAGGCTGCGTGAATACAGAACCTATGTAAGCAGAAGATGTATAAAATGAATAGTCTCTCATTTAAAAGTAGTTGATGGAGATGTAACAAGATCCAGTATCTAAAATTTCAAGCTAGACAAATTCAGGAAAAGTAATGGTGGTAATTTTTAATGACAGAGGGTAAGCTTGTCGGAACACTTCAGCCTCTCCAACACTGGCAGTTTTGCATCAGAAGAGACGCTCTGGTTCAACTACAAGTTACTGGGTCTGATGCAGATAAAATTGTCTGGTCTGCATAATGAACATGTCAAGCTAGATGGTAACAATCATTCCCTTTTGAGTTTAAAGACTACGGCTCTGTGTACTGTGTGATCACAGAGTGGAACAGACTTCCTAGGTCACTGAGTTGAATCTCCTGCTATGAAGAGGAAATGATGCCATAGAATCCCTTTCATAATCATATccaatttttgtttaaaaacaggtaTAAAAGGACCTAAACGTATTACTGGCTGTTGCCTTGACTCTGTAATTGTGCTACACAAGGGCTCAGACACAGAGAATcaattgttttggttttcctctggTGGGTGAGAATAAATGTGATATGTGAAGTCGAAGTCCGCATGTGTTTGacttgaaagggaaaaaaaaaaaggccaaacgaaaaatggcaaaataagaATAGTTTCCATGGCCCAAACTCTGTGACAGTTTCCTTACAGGATGTTTTTGAGAGATCCAATGTAGTCAAGCCAATATTGACCAggtcctttttcttctttttttattttttttcttccagggatTCTAGAGTGGCCATTTTGGACTAAGCTGGTGGTTGTGGCTATTGGTTTCACTGGAGGACTTCTGTTCATGTATGTACAATGCAAAGTGTACGTACAGCTGTGGAAGAGACTTAAAGCTTATAACCGAGTAATATATGTACAAAACTGTCCGGAAACTagcaaaaagaatatttttgaaaaaccTGCACTAATGGAGCCAAACTTCgaaagtaaagaaatgcttgGGGTTCACCATTCAGACACAAACTCTTCACATTACACAGAGCCAGAAGACTGTGCTGCAGAAATCCTTCACGTCTGATTGCTGGGTGGGAGGGCTGTTTCTGTATGTCcttgaagatttaaaatatcattGTTTACTGCAAACTGCTctacctttttaaaatcagctaaCAGCTGAGGGCTGGCGGAtgaatttttttacatttgttttatgttggaatttttttaaaatccctttggCATATCTGTCAATGTCATCATGGCTGCATACCTCTCAATGTTTAGTCTCTCATACTGGCTGATCAAAGAGCCACAGGATACTGGGTAGAATGAGCCTTGGGTTTGGTATCAAGCAAGCCGCTAGTGAACTTTCATCAACTTCATGGAGTCTGTTACTTTAGAAGATGACTCTAAATGATTCTGGAATATGTGTAgagtggggtttgtttgtttgtttgttctttagcGTGCTGAAGGAGGTTGTCCCAGATGTTGAGGGAAATGAGAGAGCAAGAGTCTAATCTACTGCTAACACTGCcactaacattttttcttaGGCAGCAGGTGtaaaattttgctttacatATTGTGATGAGACTTACAAAGCATatagcacttttaaaaatctttattttgtaatatgtaTGTCAAATGAGAATGAAACTTGAAAGAATGTGTCATTTTCgaaacatttcttcattctttACCCCCTCTATTCTTCTGGAACATAAACCTCTtgccttataaaaaaaaaaaaaaattaaaaaaatttccaaccTGTGATTTCCAACACATGCCCACATTATCTTACTAAACATAACACTAAAAAACTCTGCCTCTTTGGGTTTCCTTTGaggagcaatttttttcaaaggataTTGCACTTGTGATTTGTGTGTGCGGAACAGTGGAT is a genomic window containing:
- the MARCHF8 gene encoding E3 ubiquitin-protein ligase MARCHF8 isoform X7 gives rise to the protein MNMPLHQISVIPAQDGTSSRVSRSKTKEKEEQAGSPTSISAPHSFSRTSVTPSNQDICSSSAVFSECCHHSPVQSAVVLKNPHCQSPLTQGVTVTVICQDTLHAAKRNSRGQDRGQALRSAKNVKPTRTLKFSKSLNDVDQKAQSTSECFDYVERTRSEGKLTPTQEQCLRINKFHLKERKPLNLRPLSFSNSKHSYIPSLSNYSSASGGAENHSAVHIPLLEDKVDHDTSRSKKLLRYLFSFSHTSSTSSLHKFHELESYSSHFQAEKSSSVLVESTDFCSDDMGDDDVFEDSTSVKLKTKEQRAPLCSVEKDSDLDCPSPLSEKFPPLSPVSTSGDTCRICHCEGDDESPLITPCHCTGSLHFVHQACLQQWIKSSDTRCCELCKYEFIMETKLKPLRKWEKLQMTASERRKIMCSVTFHIIAITCVVWSLYVLIDRTAEEIKQGQTTGILEWPFWTKLVVVAIGFTGGLLFMYVQCKVYVQLWKRLKAYNRVIYVQNCPETSKKNIFEKPALMEPNFESKEMLGVHHSDTNSSHYTEPEDCAAEILHV
- the MARCHF8 gene encoding E3 ubiquitin-protein ligase MARCHF8 isoform X2; this translates as MNMPLHQISVIPAQDGTSSRVSRSKTKEKEEQKMSAVVPLFTCPPRANVGQSAALLTQLRLFSLDNRSHATRGSYAEDTHMHSCWKMKLQNEKALGHSVSRSSNISKAGSPTSISAPHSFSRTSVTPSNQDICSSSAVFSECCHHSPVQSAVVLKNPHCQSPLTQGVTVTVICQDTLHAAKRNSRGQDRGQALRSAKNVKPTRTLKFSKSLNDVDQKAQSTSECFDYVERTRSEGKLTPTQEQCLRINKFHLKERKPLNLRPLSFSNSKHSYIPSLSNYSSASGGAENHSAVHIPLLEDKVDHDTSRSKKLLRYLFSFSHTSSTSSLHKFHELESYSSHFQAEKSSSVLVESTDFCSDDMGDDDVFEDSTSVKLKTKEQRAPLCSVEKDSDLDCPSPLSEKFPPLSPVSTSGDTCRICHCEGDDESPLITPCHCTGSLHFVHQACLQQWIKSSDTRCCELCKYEFIMETKLKPLRKWEKLQMTASERRKIMCSVTFHIIAITCVVWSLYVLIDRTAEEIKQGQTTGILEWPFWTKLVVVAIGFTGGLLFMYVQCKVYVQLWKRLKAYNRVIYVQNCPETSKKNIFEKPALMEPNFESKEMLGVHHSDTNSSHYTEPEDCAAEILHV
- the MARCHF8 gene encoding E3 ubiquitin-protein ligase MARCHF8 isoform X1, with amino-acid sequence MNMPLHQISVIPAQDGTSSRVSRSKTKEKEEQANVGQSAALLTQLRLFSLDNRSHATRGSYAEDTHMHSCWKMKLQVRQPQLSKRKAFKLKQLKRGDGDQISILKWQLETQVIHQMHFVEPLERKQSNAKPRKMNEKALGHSVSRSSNISKAGSPTSISAPHSFSRTSVTPSNQDICSSSAVFSECCHHSPVQSAVVLKNPHCQSPLTQGVTVTVICQDTLHAAKRNSRGQDRGQALRSAKNVKPTRTLKFSKSLNDVDQKAQSTSECFDYVERTRSEGKLTPTQEQCLRINKFHLKERKPLNLRPLSFSNSKHSYIPSLSNYSSASGGAENHSAVHIPLLEDKVDHDTSRSKKLLRYLFSFSHTSSTSSLHKFHELESYSSHFQAEKSSSVLVESTDFCSDDMGDDDVFEDSTSVKLKTKEQRAPLCSVEKDSDLDCPSPLSEKFPPLSPVSTSGDTCRICHCEGDDESPLITPCHCTGSLHFVHQACLQQWIKSSDTRCCELCKYEFIMETKLKPLRKWEKLQMTASERRKIMCSVTFHIIAITCVVWSLYVLIDRTAEEIKQGQTTGILEWPFWTKLVVVAIGFTGGLLFMYVQCKVYVQLWKRLKAYNRVIYVQNCPETSKKNIFEKPALMEPNFESKEMLGVHHSDTNSSHYTEPEDCAAEILHV
- the MARCHF8 gene encoding E3 ubiquitin-protein ligase MARCHF8 isoform X9, yielding MNMPLHQISVIPAQDGTSSRVSRSKTKEKEEQNEKALGHSVSRSSNISKAGSPTSISAPHSFSRTSVTPSNQDICRICHCEGDDESPLITPCHCTGSLHFVHQACLQQWIKSSDTRCCELCKYEFIMETKLKPLRKWEKLQMTASERRKIMCSVTFHIIAITCVVWSLYVLIDRTAEEIKQGQTTGILEWPFWTKLVVVAIGFTGGLLFMYVQCKVYVQLWKRLKAYNRVIYVQNCPETSKKNIFEKPALMEPNFESKEMLGVHHSDTNSSHYTEPEDCAAEILHV
- the MARCHF8 gene encoding E3 ubiquitin-protein ligase MARCHF8 isoform X4 — translated: MNMPLHQISVIPAQDGTSSRVSRSKTKEKEEQANVGQSAALLTQLRLFSLDNRSHATRGSYAEDTHMHSCWKMKLQNEKALGHSVSRSSNISKAGSPTSISAPHSFSRTSVTPSNQDICSSSAVFSECCHHSPVQSAVVLKNPHCQSPLTQGVTVTVICQDTLHAAKRNSRGQDRGQALRSAKNVKPTRTLKFSKSLNDVDQKAQSTSECFDYVERTRSEGKLTPTQEQCLRINKFHLKERKPLNLRPLSFSNSKHSYIPSLSNYSSASGGAENHSAVHIPLLEDKVDHDTSRSKKLLRYLFSFSHTSSTSSLHKFHELESYSSHFQAEKSSSVLVESTDFCSDDMGDDDVFEDSTSVKLKTKEQRAPLCSVEKDSDLDCPSPLSEKFPPLSPVSTSGDTCRICHCEGDDESPLITPCHCTGSLHFVHQACLQQWIKSSDTRCCELCKYEFIMETKLKPLRKWEKLQMTASERRKIMCSVTFHIIAITCVVWSLYVLIDRTAEEIKQGQTTGILEWPFWTKLVVVAIGFTGGLLFMYVQCKVYVQLWKRLKAYNRVIYVQNCPETSKKNIFEKPALMEPNFESKEMLGVHHSDTNSSHYTEPEDCAAEILHV
- the MARCHF8 gene encoding E3 ubiquitin-protein ligase MARCHF8 isoform X6 — protein: MNMPLHQISVIPAQDGTSSRVSRSKTKEKEEQNEKALGHSVSRSSNISKAGSPTSISAPHSFSRTSVTPSNQDICSSSAVFSECCHHSPVQSAVVLKNPHCQSPLTQGVTVTVICQDTLHAAKRNSRGQDRGQALRSAKNVKPTRTLKFSKSLNDVDQKAQSTSECFDYVERTRSEGKLTPTQEQCLRINKFHLKERKPLNLRPLSFSNSKHSYIPSLSNYSSASGGAENHSAVHIPLLEDKVDHDTSRSKKLLRYLFSFSHTSSTSSLHKFHELESYSSHFQAEKSSSVLVESTDFCSDDMGDDDVFEDSTSVKLKTKEQRAPLCSVEKDSDLDCPSPLSEKFPPLSPVSTSGDTCRICHCEGDDESPLITPCHCTGSLHFVHQACLQQWIKSSDTRCCELCKYEFIMETKLKPLRKWEKLQMTASERRKIMCSVTFHIIAITCVVWSLYVLIDRTAEEIKQGQTTGILEWPFWTKLVVVAIGFTGGLLFMYVQCKVYVQLWKRLKAYNRVIYVQNCPETSKKNIFEKPALMEPNFESKEMLGVHHSDTNSSHYTEPEDCAAEILHV
- the MARCHF8 gene encoding E3 ubiquitin-protein ligase MARCHF8 isoform X3, with protein sequence MNMPLHQISVIPAQDGTSSRVSRSKTKEKEEQVRQPQLSKRKAFKLKQLKRGDGDQISILKWQLETQVIHQMHFVEPLERKQSNAKPRKMNEKALGHSVSRSSNISKAGSPTSISAPHSFSRTSVTPSNQDICSSSAVFSECCHHSPVQSAVVLKNPHCQSPLTQGVTVTVICQDTLHAAKRNSRGQDRGQALRSAKNVKPTRTLKFSKSLNDVDQKAQSTSECFDYVERTRSEGKLTPTQEQCLRINKFHLKERKPLNLRPLSFSNSKHSYIPSLSNYSSASGGAENHSAVHIPLLEDKVDHDTSRSKKLLRYLFSFSHTSSTSSLHKFHELESYSSHFQAEKSSSVLVESTDFCSDDMGDDDVFEDSTSVKLKTKEQRAPLCSVEKDSDLDCPSPLSEKFPPLSPVSTSGDTCRICHCEGDDESPLITPCHCTGSLHFVHQACLQQWIKSSDTRCCELCKYEFIMETKLKPLRKWEKLQMTASERRKIMCSVTFHIIAITCVVWSLYVLIDRTAEEIKQGQTTGILEWPFWTKLVVVAIGFTGGLLFMYVQCKVYVQLWKRLKAYNRVIYVQNCPETSKKNIFEKPALMEPNFESKEMLGVHHSDTNSSHYTEPEDCAAEILHV
- the MARCHF8 gene encoding E3 ubiquitin-protein ligase MARCHF8 isoform X5, encoding MNMPLHQISVIPAQDGTSSRVSRSKTKEKEEQKMSAVVPLFTCPPRANVGQSAALLTQLRLFSLDNRSHATRGSYAEDTHMHSCWKMKLQAGSPTSISAPHSFSRTSVTPSNQDICSSSAVFSECCHHSPVQSAVVLKNPHCQSPLTQGVTVTVICQDTLHAAKRNSRGQDRGQALRSAKNVKPTRTLKFSKSLNDVDQKAQSTSECFDYVERTRSEGKLTPTQEQCLRINKFHLKERKPLNLRPLSFSNSKHSYIPSLSNYSSASGGAENHSAVHIPLLEDKVDHDTSRSKKLLRYLFSFSHTSSTSSLHKFHELESYSSHFQAEKSSSVLVESTDFCSDDMGDDDVFEDSTSVKLKTKEQRAPLCSVEKDSDLDCPSPLSEKFPPLSPVSTSGDTCRICHCEGDDESPLITPCHCTGSLHFVHQACLQQWIKSSDTRCCELCKYEFIMETKLKPLRKWEKLQMTASERRKIMCSVTFHIIAITCVVWSLYVLIDRTAEEIKQGQTTGILEWPFWTKLVVVAIGFTGGLLFMYVQCKVYVQLWKRLKAYNRVIYVQNCPETSKKNIFEKPALMEPNFESKEMLGVHHSDTNSSHYTEPEDCAAEILHV